From a single Catenulispora sp. EB89 genomic region:
- a CDS encoding MFS transporter codes for MSASSEARASTHAPHASHALQAPHAPHTPSPHSQQHNAFSWRFTTPLFLGSALNPINSSLIATALLPIAHGVGVPIGQTAALVTALYLASAIAQPTAGKAAEVFGPRRVFLAGILLVAVGGLVGGFAQDLLTLLVSRVLIGLGTSCAYPTAMLLIRHRARDAGLAAPPGGVLGGLQIAGIATASLGLPIGGALVGALGWRSVFFVNVPVALIALAATLTWVSPDGPLQRPLRWRDVAVRLDVAGIAGFAAAMIALLLFLFSLPTTHWYLLGISIALWIALVLWELRAATPFLDVRMLASNKALARTYLRFGLAMLCLYVVLYGITQWVEGVRGLSETQAGLILLPMTLISGVIVSPVSRRNLVRAPVIAAAVACLIGAAGTLILSASAWIGWVVILTLVFGLVMGFAAAGNQTALYAQAPADQLGTAAGLLRTFGYVGSIASSAITGMVFHTSVTDHGVHLIAWIMIGVGIALFLVSVLDRSLPRKTVV; via the coding sequence ATGTCCGCCTCCTCCGAGGCCCGTGCCTCCACGCACGCACCGCACGCATCGCACGCACTGCAGGCACCGCACGCACCGCACACGCCGTCGCCGCACTCTCAACAGCACAACGCCTTCTCCTGGCGCTTCACCACCCCGCTCTTCCTCGGCTCGGCTCTCAACCCGATCAACAGCTCCCTGATAGCCACCGCGCTCCTGCCGATCGCGCACGGCGTCGGCGTCCCGATCGGCCAGACCGCGGCCCTGGTCACCGCTCTCTACCTGGCCAGCGCCATCGCACAGCCGACCGCCGGCAAGGCCGCCGAGGTCTTCGGCCCGCGCCGGGTGTTCCTGGCCGGGATCCTCCTGGTCGCCGTCGGCGGCCTGGTCGGCGGCTTCGCCCAGGACCTGCTCACCCTGCTCGTCAGCAGGGTCCTGATAGGCCTCGGCACCTCCTGCGCCTATCCGACCGCGATGCTCCTGATCCGCCACCGGGCCCGAGACGCCGGCCTCGCCGCCCCGCCGGGCGGCGTGCTCGGCGGCCTGCAGATCGCCGGGATCGCCACCGCGTCGCTCGGCCTGCCGATCGGCGGCGCCCTGGTCGGCGCGCTCGGCTGGCGCTCGGTGTTCTTCGTCAACGTCCCGGTCGCCCTGATCGCGCTGGCCGCGACACTCACTTGGGTCTCGCCCGACGGCCCGCTCCAGCGCCCGCTCCGCTGGCGCGACGTGGCCGTCCGCCTCGACGTCGCCGGCATCGCCGGATTCGCCGCCGCGATGATCGCGTTGCTGTTGTTCCTGTTCTCCCTTCCGACGACGCACTGGTACCTGCTCGGCATATCCATAGCCCTGTGGATCGCGCTGGTGCTCTGGGAACTCCGCGCCGCGACCCCGTTCCTCGACGTGCGGATGCTCGCGTCGAACAAGGCGCTCGCGCGCACCTACCTGCGCTTCGGCCTGGCGATGCTGTGCTTGTACGTGGTCTTGTACGGGATCACCCAGTGGGTCGAAGGCGTGCGCGGCCTCAGCGAGACCCAAGCCGGGCTCATCCTGCTGCCCATGACGCTGATCTCCGGCGTGATCGTCTCGCCGGTGTCCCGCCGCAACCTGGTCCGCGCCCCCGTCATCGCCGCCGCGGTCGCCTGCCTCATCGGCGCGGCCGGCACGCTGATCCTCAGCGCCTCCGCGTGGATCGGCTGGGTCGTGATCCTCACGCTCGTCTTCGGCCTCGTCATGGGCTTCGCCGCCGCCGGCAACCAGACCGCCCTGTACGCGCAGGCGCCCGCCGACCAGCTCGGCACCGCCGCCGGACTCCTGCGCACCTTCGGCTACGTCGGCTCGATCGCGTCCTCGGCCATCACCGGCATGGTCTTCCATACCAGCGTCACCGACCACGGTGTGCACCTGATCGCCTGGATCATGATCGGCGTCGGAATCGCCTTGTTCCTGGTGTCAGTCCTCGATCGTTCTCTCCCGAGGAAGACCGTGGTCTAG
- a CDS encoding class I SAM-dependent methyltransferase: MVIGKPGSSAGPDQAWIEREQAQARAFDAISARYDEAFPHKEGQLAIVSVLLERIAAGARVLDVGSGTGLPTARQLADAGCHVTGLDISPRMLEISGKNVPEAEFVLGDVMELSSGPEYEAVTAFFVLLNLPREKVRTALRLIGDALVPDGWLALGMVEADVDDVPIAFLESRVRVTGYLRDDLRAVLAESGFAIEHERVLSYAPETSSARPEIQMFFLCRKLDSRS; the protein is encoded by the coding sequence ATGGTCATCGGGAAGCCGGGCTCGTCCGCGGGTCCGGATCAGGCGTGGATCGAGCGGGAGCAGGCGCAGGCGCGGGCCTTCGACGCCATCAGCGCGCGGTACGACGAGGCCTTCCCGCACAAGGAGGGCCAGCTCGCGATCGTCTCGGTGCTGCTGGAGCGGATCGCGGCCGGGGCGCGGGTGCTGGACGTCGGCTCGGGCACCGGGCTGCCGACCGCGCGGCAGTTGGCCGACGCCGGCTGCCACGTCACCGGGCTGGACATCTCCCCGCGGATGCTCGAGATCTCCGGGAAGAACGTGCCCGAGGCGGAGTTCGTCCTCGGGGATGTGATGGAACTCTCGTCAGGGCCCGAATACGAGGCGGTGACGGCGTTCTTCGTGTTGCTCAACCTGCCGCGTGAAAAGGTGCGTACGGCTTTGCGGCTGATCGGCGACGCCCTCGTCCCGGACGGCTGGCTCGCGCTGGGGATGGTCGAGGCGGACGTGGACGACGTCCCGATCGCGTTCTTGGAGAGCCGGGTCCGGGTGACCGGGTATCTGCGCGATGATTTGCGGGCGGTGTTGGCAGAGTCCGGATTCGCCATAGAACACGAGCGGGTTCTCTCCTACGCGCCGGAGACGTCTTCGGCCCGGCCGGAGATCCAGATGTTCTTCCTCTGCCGCAAACTGGACTCACGGTCCTAG
- a CDS encoding SpoIIE family protein phosphatase — protein sequence MDLRDHLSFLNEATERIGAGTDMVAIAGQFAAALVPRLADFASVHLLDALFVDGAPAPPAPGATASSLVRRVAVAHDEPPERWLSLVPEGAVQIMHDTSPCHEAMATGVPVWLDRVTPDRAEAMALSHSPGDLYPLVAERAYLAVPLVVRGRVLGCVALTRRPERAEFDQIDVLTVGQLAAQAALGVDNARLFRGQVATAAEFRRGVLPTTPPTLAGIEVAHRYLPANPAVEVGGDWFDTIALPGSRVAIVIGDVMGHGVRSAAVMGHLRIAVQTLAALDLPPGQLLRQLDSLALQLGDDHLATCLYAVYDPIASCCVIANAGHLAPMLVRADGTVERVEVPSGAPIGVGGVAFDTAEIPIRDGDVLVLYTDGLVEARGDDIEDRIAALGECLELAARPTADPEALCDTLLTMLDPDKHEDDVALLAARLKGIPAENIANWLLSPLPPTVPKARRLVRQAMAEWDLPDGVRETTELLATELVTNAVRYAHGPIELRLLRTRTLLCEVRDDDHFLPILLEAGDLDEGGRGLFLVSQLALRWGVSRTANGKVVWFEMPLETLDHGLPRERTIED from the coding sequence GTGGATCTGCGCGATCACCTGTCATTTCTGAACGAGGCGACCGAGCGGATCGGCGCCGGTACCGACATGGTCGCGATCGCGGGGCAGTTCGCCGCGGCCCTGGTCCCGCGGCTGGCCGACTTCGCGTCCGTGCACCTGCTGGACGCACTGTTCGTGGACGGCGCCCCGGCCCCACCGGCGCCCGGGGCCACGGCCTCGAGCCTGGTGCGCCGGGTGGCGGTGGCGCACGACGAGCCGCCGGAGCGCTGGCTGTCCCTGGTGCCCGAGGGCGCGGTGCAGATCATGCACGACACCAGCCCCTGCCACGAGGCGATGGCCACCGGGGTCCCGGTGTGGCTGGACCGCGTCACCCCGGACCGGGCCGAGGCGATGGCCCTGTCGCACTCCCCCGGCGACCTGTACCCGCTGGTGGCCGAGCGCGCCTATCTGGCCGTGCCGCTCGTGGTCCGCGGCCGGGTGCTCGGGTGCGTGGCGCTCACCCGCCGGCCGGAGCGGGCCGAGTTCGACCAGATCGACGTGCTCACCGTCGGGCAGCTGGCGGCGCAGGCGGCGCTCGGCGTGGACAACGCCCGGCTGTTCCGCGGCCAGGTCGCCACGGCGGCGGAGTTCCGGCGCGGGGTGCTGCCGACCACCCCGCCGACGCTGGCCGGGATCGAGGTCGCGCACCGGTACCTGCCGGCCAATCCGGCCGTCGAGGTCGGCGGCGACTGGTTCGACACCATCGCGCTGCCCGGCAGCCGGGTGGCGATAGTGATCGGCGACGTGATGGGGCACGGCGTGCGCTCGGCGGCGGTCATGGGGCATCTGCGGATCGCGGTGCAGACACTGGCCGCGCTGGACCTGCCGCCCGGGCAGCTGCTGCGCCAGCTCGACAGCCTGGCCCTCCAGCTCGGCGACGACCATCTGGCGACGTGCCTGTACGCGGTCTACGACCCGATCGCCTCCTGCTGCGTCATCGCCAACGCCGGGCACCTGGCGCCGATGCTGGTGCGGGCCGACGGCACGGTGGAGCGGGTCGAGGTGCCCAGCGGCGCGCCGATCGGCGTCGGCGGCGTGGCGTTCGACACCGCCGAGATCCCGATCCGCGACGGCGACGTCCTGGTGCTCTACACCGACGGCCTGGTCGAGGCCCGGGGCGACGACATCGAGGACCGGATCGCCGCCCTCGGCGAGTGCCTGGAGCTGGCCGCCCGGCCGACGGCCGATCCCGAGGCGCTGTGCGACACCCTGCTGACGATGCTCGACCCGGACAAGCACGAGGACGACGTCGCGCTGCTGGCGGCGCGGCTGAAGGGGATCCCGGCGGAGAACATAGCCAACTGGCTGCTGTCGCCGCTGCCGCCGACGGTGCCCAAGGCCCGCCGGCTGGTCCGGCAGGCGATGGCCGAGTGGGACCTGCCGGACGGCGTCCGGGAGACCACCGAACTGCTCGCCACCGAGCTGGTGACGAACGCCGTCCGCTACGCGCACGGCCCGATCGAGCTGCGGCTGCTGCGCACGCGCACGCTGCTGTGCGAGGTACGGGATGACGACCACTTCCTGCCGATCCTGCTGGAGGCCGGAGACCTGGACGAGGGCGGGCGCGGGCTGTTTCTGGTCAGCCAGCTGGCGTTGCGGTGGGGCGTGAGTCGGACGGCGAACGGCAAAGTCGTGTGGTTCGAGATGCCGTTGGAAACGCTAGACCACGGTCTTCCTCGGGAGAGAACGATCGAGGACTGA
- a CDS encoding FAD-binding protein produces the protein MRDDAQHSRRSFIRAASAGAGALAVGFDATSRAWAVEAPQGTGGTGGTGRASNAAIAGSDFRRAPHLDGRLLIDPADLKPYEDDYGHLVHRTPRAALLPGSVRDIAAMIAFCGPLGIPVAPRGQGHQAYGQAQVEGGLIIDLGPLDTIAVDTRANTATVGAGAVWSAVLTASLAHGLTPPVFTDYIELSIGGTLSAGGLGGASQQHGAQVDNVLELQVVTGAGEIRTCSRTRDADLFHAALSGLGQVGVITRAVLKLVAAPTSVRSYSLVYPTVAALTAAQRVAVGDGRFDWLEGTIVPDGSGGWLYILEGSAFYDATPPDDNALIGDLGSVGPAQIQDSPYQAFVDDLAPTVAALKASGEWYDPHPWFNGFLPDAATDTLVAATLAATTPADLGASGLVLLYPVPAAKLTTPLLSIPDSDLVFLLAVLRTAAPDGGALPAPALLQANRDLYLQVQAVGGTQYPVGAIPTTAADWRKQYGARWGTFRAAKQRFDPFGILAPGQGIFAPAE, from the coding sequence ATGCGCGATGACGCGCAGCACAGCCGTCGCTCGTTCATCCGCGCCGCGAGCGCCGGGGCCGGGGCGCTGGCCGTCGGCTTCGACGCCACGTCCCGGGCCTGGGCGGTAGAGGCTCCGCAGGGCACGGGAGGCACCGGAGGCACCGGACGTGCCTCGAATGCCGCAATCGCCGGATCGGACTTCCGGCGCGCGCCGCACCTGGACGGCCGCCTCCTGATCGACCCGGCGGACCTGAAGCCCTACGAGGACGACTACGGGCACCTGGTCCACCGCACGCCGCGGGCGGCGCTGCTGCCCGGCTCGGTCCGCGACATCGCGGCGATGATCGCCTTCTGCGGCCCGCTCGGCATCCCGGTGGCCCCGCGCGGCCAGGGCCACCAGGCCTACGGCCAGGCGCAGGTCGAGGGCGGCCTGATCATCGACCTCGGGCCGCTGGACACCATCGCCGTCGACACGCGGGCGAACACCGCGACGGTCGGCGCCGGCGCGGTCTGGAGCGCGGTCCTGACCGCGAGCCTCGCCCACGGCCTCACACCGCCGGTCTTCACGGACTACATCGAGCTCTCCATCGGCGGCACGCTGTCCGCCGGCGGCCTCGGCGGGGCCTCGCAGCAGCACGGCGCGCAGGTCGACAACGTCCTGGAGCTGCAGGTCGTGACCGGCGCCGGCGAGATCCGGACCTGCTCCCGGACCCGCGACGCCGACCTGTTCCACGCCGCGCTGTCGGGTCTGGGCCAGGTCGGCGTCATCACCCGCGCGGTCCTCAAGCTGGTGGCCGCGCCGACTTCGGTGCGCAGCTACTCGCTGGTGTACCCGACGGTCGCGGCACTCACGGCGGCGCAGCGCGTGGCGGTCGGCGACGGCCGCTTCGACTGGCTGGAGGGCACGATCGTGCCGGACGGCAGCGGCGGCTGGCTGTACATCCTGGAGGGCTCGGCGTTCTACGACGCGACCCCGCCGGACGACAACGCCCTGATCGGCGACCTCGGCTCCGTCGGCCCGGCGCAGATCCAGGACTCGCCGTACCAGGCCTTCGTCGACGACCTGGCGCCGACCGTGGCCGCCCTGAAGGCGAGCGGGGAGTGGTACGACCCGCATCCGTGGTTCAACGGCTTCCTGCCCGACGCCGCGACCGACACCCTGGTCGCCGCCACCCTGGCCGCCACCACCCCGGCCGACCTCGGCGCGAGCGGCCTGGTGCTGCTGTACCCGGTACCGGCCGCGAAGCTGACCACACCGCTCCTGTCGATCCCGGACAGCGACCTGGTGTTCCTGCTCGCGGTGCTGCGGACCGCGGCCCCCGACGGCGGCGCCCTCCCGGCCCCGGCGCTGCTCCAGGCCAACCGCGACCTGTATCTCCAGGTGCAGGCCGTCGGCGGCACGCAGTACCCGGTCGGCGCGATCCCGACGACGGCCGCCGACTGGCGGAAGCAGTACGGCGCGCGCTGGGGAACGTTCCGCGCGGCGAAGCAGCGCTTCGACCCGTTCGGGATCCTCGCCCCGGGGCAGGGGATTTTCGCGCCGGCGGAGTAG
- a CDS encoding MarR family winged helix-turn-helix transcriptional regulator produces the protein MNEAPSSTPAAPDPRRDTANRLRIAIGAFKRRAQEAAAHGELTNPQLTALSRLDRLGPMTTTGLARREQITPQAMGATVSSLEKLGLVARSADANDARQSILSLTPEGLAAVHSGRNAVSDKVTAILEESFTDAEVEILSVAAPLIERLAELL, from the coding sequence GTGAACGAAGCCCCGTCCTCAACCCCCGCCGCACCGGACCCGCGCCGCGACACGGCCAACCGCCTCCGCATCGCCATCGGCGCCTTCAAGCGCCGCGCGCAGGAGGCCGCCGCGCACGGGGAGCTGACCAACCCGCAGCTCACCGCCCTGTCCCGGCTCGACCGGCTCGGTCCGATGACCACCACCGGCCTGGCCCGGCGCGAGCAGATCACGCCGCAGGCGATGGGGGCGACGGTCTCCAGCCTGGAGAAGCTCGGCCTGGTGGCGCGCAGCGCGGACGCCAACGACGCGCGCCAGTCGATCCTGAGCCTGACCCCGGAGGGCCTGGCCGCCGTGCACTCCGGGCGCAACGCCGTGTCCGACAAGGTCACCGCGATCCTGGAGGAGTCGTTCACCGACGCCGAGGTCGAGATCCTCTCCGTCGCCGCCCCGCTCATCGAGCGCCTCGCGGAGCTGCTCTGA